In Halobaculum sp. XH14, a single genomic region encodes these proteins:
- a CDS encoding metallophosphoesterase family protein: MKLGLISDVHGNRVALEAVLADMPPVDGLLCAGDVVGYGPWPGACVAELRERDVPTVSGNHDRAVVAGSAPRFNSMGQAGVEYAHRELDATALDWLASLPEATMIADGRVATVHDHPTRRNHYTYPEEFGAGLLAAAGNADGRIGQATGDDPDVLVLGHTHVQGHERFPEGVVVNPGSVGQPRDRDPRAAYAVLDLDDLTVDERRVAYDVDEVVAAVQDAGLPEQIGTRLSEGR; encoded by the coding sequence GTGAAACTGGGCCTCATCTCGGACGTGCACGGCAACCGGGTCGCGCTGGAGGCCGTCCTCGCGGACATGCCCCCGGTGGACGGCCTGCTCTGTGCGGGCGACGTGGTCGGCTACGGCCCCTGGCCGGGCGCGTGCGTCGCCGAACTCCGCGAGCGCGACGTGCCGACGGTGTCGGGGAACCACGACCGCGCGGTCGTGGCCGGCTCGGCCCCGCGGTTCAACTCGATGGGGCAAGCCGGCGTCGAGTACGCCCACCGGGAACTCGACGCGACCGCGCTCGACTGGCTCGCCTCGCTGCCGGAGGCGACGATGATCGCCGACGGCAGGGTGGCGACGGTCCACGACCACCCGACGCGCCGGAACCACTACACCTATCCCGAGGAGTTCGGTGCCGGGCTGCTTGCCGCCGCGGGCAACGCGGACGGACGAATCGGACAGGCGACCGGCGACGACCCCGACGTGCTCGTGCTCGGCCACACGCACGTCCAGGGCCACGAGCGGTTCCCCGAGGGCGTCGTCGTGAACCCCGGGAGCGTCGGTCAGCCGCGCGACCGCGACCCCCGCGCCGCGTACGCCGTCCTGGATCTCGACGACCTGACGGTCGACGAGCGCCGGGTCGCGTACGACGTCGACGAGGTGGTGGCTGCCGTGCAGGACGCCGGGCTACCTGAGCAGATCGGGACGCGGCTGTCCGAGGGCCGGTAG
- a CDS encoding DUF7351 domain-containing protein has translation MDDTYAALTDETRVRILLTLAERYDEAWSSGWPSFSQLRERVGVADTSRFSYHLDALQDEFVRKVDGEYRPRVAALEIVSAIRAGTYDGADVAVETRRTDYECPHCEQSLVAAFRDHQVYVGCQSHGAAIAYPAPPRAVAGRTLEEVIDLALRKHASDVRLLREGACSRCWGAAGLSFPRDSVPDSYLLDDVPYATATCEACWVSYPLPVAHTVLGHPAVETLYADHGLGPTDAQIGPHDLARVGDVVSREDESPAARLTVGLEDEALVLELDEGCTVLDHWRR, from the coding sequence ATGGACGACACGTATGCGGCGTTGACCGACGAGACCCGCGTTCGGATCCTCCTCACGCTCGCGGAGCGGTACGACGAAGCGTGGTCGTCGGGCTGGCCGTCGTTTTCACAGTTGCGCGAACGGGTCGGCGTGGCCGACACCAGCCGGTTCAGTTACCACCTCGACGCGCTCCAGGACGAGTTCGTCCGCAAGGTCGACGGGGAGTACCGGCCGCGGGTGGCCGCCCTCGAGATCGTGTCGGCGATCCGGGCGGGAACGTACGACGGCGCGGACGTCGCGGTCGAGACACGGCGGACCGACTACGAGTGTCCACACTGTGAGCAGTCGCTCGTCGCGGCCTTCCGGGACCACCAGGTGTACGTCGGCTGTCAGTCCCACGGTGCCGCGATCGCGTATCCGGCCCCGCCGCGAGCGGTGGCGGGCCGGACGCTGGAGGAGGTGATCGACCTCGCGCTTCGAAAACACGCGTCCGACGTCCGACTCCTCCGCGAGGGGGCCTGTTCGCGGTGCTGGGGTGCCGCCGGTCTCTCGTTCCCGCGGGACTCCGTCCCGGACTCGTACCTGCTCGACGACGTTCCGTACGCGACCGCGACGTGTGAGGCCTGCTGGGTGTCGTATCCGCTTCCGGTCGCGCACACGGTGCTGGGCCACCCCGCCGTCGAAACGCTGTACGCGGACCACGGGCTCGGCCCGACGGACGCACAGATCGGGCCACACGACCTGGCGAGGGTCGGGGACGTCGTCAGTCGTGAGGACGAGTCGCCGGCGGCCCGGCTCACGGTCGGCCTCGAGGACGAGGCACTCGTCCTCGAACTCGACGAGGGCTGTACGGTACTCGACCACTGGCGGCGGTAG
- a CDS encoding CPBP family intramembrane glutamic endopeptidase, with protein MADSASALTEGTGGGEAPRTGVARTAAVTGGLLVAALAGTALASLATVNLVGSDASGTSTFVVAAVGTELCFLLVGAAYLRSRSSFHLPLRPPARSAAPVLIGGLLASFLTAFLSLAVTDAVVPALELSPGYMEYSELGGLTGAGLVIGAGLSLLVIGPVEEFFFRGVIQGRLREALGPAGAVATAGASFALFHVYPVALLSPPPAAIVHMATYYTLMGAIFGWVYHRTDTLVAPALVHGTFNAAVFSLPLLG; from the coding sequence GTGGCAGACTCGGCTTCGGCACTCACGGAAGGAACTGGCGGGGGCGAGGCGCCCCGAACTGGAGTCGCTCGGACGGCCGCCGTGACCGGTGGGCTGCTCGTGGCCGCGCTGGCGGGGACCGCCCTGGCGTCGCTGGCGACGGTCAATCTGGTCGGAAGCGACGCGAGCGGCACGAGCACGTTCGTCGTGGCCGCCGTCGGCACCGAACTCTGCTTCCTCCTGGTCGGTGCGGCCTACCTCCGGTCCAGGTCGTCGTTTCACCTCCCCCTTCGACCGCCCGCCCGGTCGGCGGCTCCGGTTCTGATCGGCGGCCTGCTGGCGAGTTTCCTCACGGCCTTCCTCTCGCTCGCGGTCACCGACGCCGTCGTCCCCGCGCTCGAACTCTCACCCGGGTACATGGAGTACAGCGAACTCGGCGGGCTGACCGGAGCGGGGCTCGTGATCGGCGCGGGCCTGTCGCTGCTGGTGATCGGTCCCGTCGAGGAGTTCTTCTTCCGCGGGGTGATCCAGGGCCGGCTTCGGGAAGCGCTCGGCCCCGCGGGTGCTGTCGCTACCGCTGGCGCGTCGTTCGCCCTCTTCCACGTCTACCCCGTCGCGTTGCTGTCCCCGCCGCCCGCCGCGATCGTTCACATGGCGACCTACTACACGCTCATGGGCGCGATATTCGGCTGGGTGTACCACCGGACTGACACCCTCGTCGCTCCGGCGCTCGTCCACGGGACGTTCAACGCCGCCGTGTTCTCGCTCCCGTTGCTGGGCTGA
- a CDS encoding IMP cyclohydrolase, whose translation MYIGRFVVVGPKVGAYRVSSRSFPNREVVRRGEQTLTVGPTDEAEPTDNPYVSYNCVRVAGGETRRAAVLGNGSHVDPVAEKYDRGYPARDALAEALLALDYEKDDYDTPRVAGVIDGETGHVGIVRRDALLVREVDEPHLVATYEEDEPRPFEFAPTTAVAAARTAHGLEYEHAVCAAGVRVGDGSVGLAVENGSD comes from the coding sequence ATGTACATCGGCCGCTTCGTCGTCGTCGGCCCGAAGGTCGGCGCATACCGCGTCTCCTCCCGCTCGTTCCCGAACCGGGAGGTCGTCCGCCGCGGCGAGCAAACCCTGACGGTCGGCCCGACCGACGAGGCCGAGCCGACGGACAACCCCTACGTCTCGTACAACTGCGTCCGCGTGGCGGGCGGCGAGACGCGCCGCGCGGCCGTCCTCGGCAACGGCTCGCACGTCGACCCGGTCGCCGAGAAGTACGACCGGGGCTACCCCGCCCGCGACGCGCTCGCCGAGGCGCTGCTTGCGCTCGATTACGAGAAGGACGACTACGACACGCCCCGGGTCGCGGGCGTGATCGACGGCGAGACGGGCCACGTCGGCATCGTCCGCCGTGACGCGCTGCTGGTCCGCGAAGTCGACGAGCCACACCTGGTGGCGACCTACGAGGAGGACGAGCCGCGGCCGTTCGAGTTCGCGCCGACCACGGCCGTCGCGGCCGCGCGGACGGCCCACGGGCTGGAGTACGAACACGCGGTCTGTGCGGCCGGCGTGCGGGTCGGCGACGGGAGCGTGGGGCTGGCCGTCGAGAACGGGAGCGACTGA
- the cgi121 gene encoding KEOPS complex subunit Cgi121, with product MRLVEGVAVVEDLDAFLETLDGVSDDTGATVQAFDARYVVDRRHLERAVELADRAVERGENVARDRGVEILLYAAGRRQINRALTMGVSEGETPVVAVCAGGDEGAAAARLQELLAAGETLGDYDERLVGEFFDVTDRELAATAGGLADVVHERVALLDVEK from the coding sequence GTGAGACTCGTCGAGGGCGTCGCCGTCGTCGAGGACCTCGACGCGTTCCTCGAAACGCTGGACGGGGTTTCGGACGACACGGGCGCGACGGTGCAGGCGTTCGACGCGCGCTACGTGGTGGACCGGCGTCACCTCGAACGGGCGGTCGAACTGGCCGACCGGGCGGTCGAGCGCGGCGAGAACGTCGCCCGCGACCGGGGCGTCGAGATCCTGCTGTACGCCGCCGGCCGCCGGCAGATCAACCGGGCGCTCACGATGGGCGTCTCCGAGGGCGAGACGCCGGTCGTCGCGGTCTGTGCGGGTGGCGACGAGGGTGCGGCGGCCGCGCGGCTGCAGGAGCTGCTGGCAGCCGGTGAGACGCTCGGCGACTACGACGAGCGGCTGGTCGGGGAGTTCTTCGACGTGACCGACCGCGAACTGGCGGCGACGGCCGGCGGCCTCGCCGACGTCGTCCACGAGCGGGTCGCGCTGCTGGACGTCGAGAAGTAG
- a CDS encoding ATP-dependent DNA helicase, with translation MKPTDLSTLPPGVPEALEDEGVAELYPPQAEAVEAGVADSESVVASVPTASGKTLIAELAMLSAVQRGGKALYIVPLRALASEKRAEFERWEEFGVDVGVSTGNYESDGDWLASRDVIVATSEKVDSLVRNGASWVDDLTCVVADEVHLVDDAHRGPTLEVTLAKLRRVNPGLQVVALSATVGNADEVADWLDAALVQSDWRPIDLKTGVHYGNAINFDDGSQREVPVGDGKKQTEALVADALDERIDGQGGSSLVFVNSRRNAEGAAKRLAETTSRRLDGGEKNDLRELAAEIRDVSDTDTSEDLARCVEKGAAFHHAGLASEHRSLVEDAFRDRLVKCISATPTLAAGVNTPARRVIVRDWKRYDGEFGGMKPLDVLEVHQMMGRAGRPGLDPYGEAILLAKDSDTMDQLFERYLWAEPEAVRSKLAAEPALRTHVLATVASGFATSREGLLDFLGRTLYASQTDDDARLAEVTNRVLEYLAVNEFLDREGGALTATGIGHTVSRLYLDPMSAAEIIDGLEAGVSTAAEQGSLRGSPGGHGSDGEGEGAEPVGADVTAEDAGFVTGNELAAGGDDADAEVDGDGVPDEGEPGPEVTQRAREVTPLGLYHLVSRTPDMYQLYLKSGDRETYEEQFYERESEFLGDPPSEFEDVAFEEWLSALKTARLLEDWASELDEDRIAERYDVGPGDIRGKVDTTEWLLGAAEQLSTELDLDCTVAVREARKRVQYGVGEELLDLAGVRGLGRKRARRLFEAGIETRTELREADKSVVLGALRGRRKTAERVLENVGRKDPSMDDVRKDASVSAAATAAVEGDDDGGQATFGDFS, from the coding sequence ATGAAACCCACGGACCTCTCGACCCTCCCGCCCGGCGTCCCCGAGGCGCTGGAGGACGAGGGGGTCGCGGAACTCTACCCGCCCCAGGCCGAGGCGGTGGAGGCCGGCGTCGCCGACAGCGAGTCGGTCGTCGCCTCCGTGCCCACGGCATCGGGCAAGACGCTCATCGCGGAACTCGCCATGCTGTCGGCGGTCCAGCGCGGCGGGAAGGCGCTCTACATCGTCCCGCTGCGCGCGCTCGCCTCCGAGAAAAGAGCCGAGTTCGAGCGCTGGGAGGAGTTCGGCGTCGACGTCGGCGTCTCGACCGGCAACTACGAGTCCGACGGCGACTGGCTCGCCTCCCGCGACGTCATCGTCGCCACCTCCGAGAAGGTCGACTCGCTCGTGCGCAACGGCGCGTCGTGGGTCGACGACCTCACCTGCGTCGTCGCCGACGAGGTCCACCTCGTGGACGACGCCCACCGCGGGCCGACCCTGGAGGTGACGCTGGCGAAGCTCCGCCGCGTGAATCCGGGCCTGCAGGTCGTCGCGCTCTCGGCGACGGTCGGCAACGCCGACGAGGTGGCCGACTGGCTCGACGCCGCCCTCGTCCAGTCCGACTGGCGACCCATCGACCTAAAGACGGGCGTCCACTACGGCAACGCGATCAACTTCGACGACGGGAGCCAGCGCGAGGTGCCCGTCGGCGACGGGAAAAAGCAAACCGAGGCGCTCGTCGCGGACGCGCTCGACGAGCGCATCGACGGCCAGGGCGGCTCCTCGCTCGTGTTCGTCAACTCTCGGCGCAACGCCGAGGGCGCCGCCAAGCGGCTGGCCGAGACGACGAGCCGACGGCTCGACGGCGGCGAGAAGAACGACCTGCGGGAGCTCGCGGCGGAGATCCGGGACGTCTCGGACACCGACACGAGCGAGGATCTGGCACGCTGCGTCGAGAAGGGCGCGGCGTTTCACCACGCGGGGCTCGCCTCGGAACACCGCTCGCTCGTCGAGGACGCCTTCCGCGACCGCCTCGTCAAGTGCATCAGCGCGACGCCGACGCTCGCGGCCGGGGTGAACACGCCCGCCCGTCGCGTCATCGTCCGGGACTGGAAGCGCTACGACGGCGAGTTCGGCGGCATGAAGCCGCTCGACGTCCTCGAGGTCCACCAGATGATGGGCCGGGCCGGCCGGCCGGGGCTCGACCCCTACGGCGAGGCCATCCTGCTGGCGAAGGACAGCGACACGATGGACCAGCTGTTCGAGCGCTACCTCTGGGCCGAACCCGAGGCCGTCCGGTCGAAGCTCGCGGCGGAACCGGCGCTCCGGACCCACGTGCTCGCCACGGTCGCGTCCGGCTTCGCCACCTCGCGGGAGGGGCTGCTGGACTTCCTCGGACGGACGCTGTACGCCAGCCAGACCGACGACGACGCGCGGCTCGCCGAGGTGACCAACCGCGTGCTGGAGTACCTCGCGGTCAACGAGTTCCTCGACCGCGAGGGGGGCGCGCTCACCGCCACCGGCATCGGCCACACCGTCTCGCGGCTCTACCTCGACCCGATGAGCGCCGCCGAGATCATCGACGGGCTGGAGGCCGGCGTGTCGACCGCTGCCGAGCAGGGGTCCCTGCGGGGGTCGCCCGGCGGCCACGGCTCCGATGGGGAGGGGGAGGGGGCGGAGCCCGTCGGAGCCGACGTGACGGCGGAGGACGCCGGGTTCGTCACGGGCAACGAACTCGCGGCGGGTGGTGATGACGCGGACGCCGAAGTCGACGGGGACGGCGTCCCGGACGAGGGAGAACCCGGCCCGGAGGTGACACAGCGAGCACGCGAGGTCACGCCGCTCGGCCTCTATCACCTCGTCTCGCGCACCCCCGACATGTACCAGCTCTACCTGAAGTCGGGCGACCGGGAGACGTACGAGGAACAGTTCTACGAGCGCGAGTCGGAGTTCCTCGGCGACCCGCCCTCGGAGTTCGAGGACGTCGCGTTCGAGGAGTGGCTCTCCGCGCTCAAGACCGCCCGGCTGCTGGAGGACTGGGCGAGCGAACTCGACGAGGACCGGATCGCCGAGCGCTACGACGTCGGCCCGGGCGACATCCGTGGGAAGGTCGACACGACCGAGTGGCTGCTCGGCGCGGCAGAACAGCTCTCGACCGAACTCGATCTCGACTGCACCGTCGCGGTCCGGGAGGCGAGAAAGCGCGTCCAGTACGGCGTCGGCGAGGAGCTGCTGGATCTGGCGGGCGTCCGGGGGCTCGGCCGCAAGCGCGCCCGCAGGCTGTTCGAGGCGGGCATCGAGACCCGGACCGAACTCCGCGAGGCCGACAAGTCGGTCGTGCTCGGCGCGCTCCGCGGCCGACGGAAGACCGCCGAACGGGTGCTGGAGAACGTCGGCCGGAAGGACCCCTCGATGGACGACGTGCGCAAGGACGCGAGCGTCTCGGCGGCCGCGACCGCCGCCGTCGAGGGCGACGACGACGGCGGGCAGGCGACGTTCGGTGATTTCTCGTGA
- the lipA gene encoding lipoyl synthase, with protein sequence MSSRRRKPDWLKMDPPAGQRFTEIKATLREHDLHTVCEEANCPNLGECWSGSDGPGTGPGTATFMLLGDRCSRGCNFCDVETGGMEPLDPEEPANVAEAVTEIGLDYVVLTSVDRDDLADGGSAHFAETIREIKRRDPETLVEVLIPDFGGDEAAIRRIIEAGPDVIAHNVETVERLQWPVRDRRANYGQTLDVLEQVSGESDVYTKTSVMLGLGEYDHEVYRTLRDLREADVDIVTLGQYLQPSRSHLDVFEYVHPDAFETWRRVAESELGFLYCASGPMVRSSYKAGEFFVEALLREGRSVEEARAHARAASGD encoded by the coding sequence ATGAGCAGTCGGCGTCGCAAGCCGGACTGGCTGAAGATGGACCCGCCCGCCGGGCAGCGGTTCACCGAGATCAAGGCCACGCTCCGGGAGCACGACCTCCACACGGTCTGTGAGGAGGCCAACTGCCCGAATCTCGGGGAGTGCTGGTCCGGGAGCGACGGCCCCGGAACCGGCCCCGGCACGGCGACGTTCATGCTGCTGGGCGACCGGTGCTCGCGCGGGTGCAACTTCTGTGACGTCGAGACCGGCGGGATGGAGCCGCTGGACCCCGAAGAGCCCGCGAACGTCGCCGAGGCCGTGACCGAGATCGGTCTCGACTACGTCGTGCTCACCTCCGTCGACCGCGACGACCTCGCGGACGGCGGCAGCGCCCACTTCGCCGAGACGATCCGCGAGATCAAGCGCCGCGACCCGGAGACGCTCGTCGAGGTACTCATCCCGGACTTCGGCGGCGACGAGGCCGCGATCCGGCGCATCATCGAGGCGGGACCGGACGTCATCGCCCACAACGTCGAGACCGTCGAGCGGCTCCAGTGGCCGGTGCGGGACCGCCGGGCGAACTACGGCCAGACGCTCGACGTGCTCGAGCAGGTGAGCGGGGAGTCGGACGTCTACACGAAGACGAGCGTCATGCTCGGCCTCGGCGAGTACGACCACGAGGTGTACCGGACGCTCCGGGACCTCCGGGAGGCCGACGTGGACATCGTCACGCTCGGCCAGTACCTCCAGCCGTCCCGGTCGCACCTCGACGTGTTCGAGTACGTCCACCCCGACGCCTTCGAGACGTGGCGGCGGGTCGCCGAGTCGGAACTCGGGTTCCTCTACTGTGCGTCCGGGCCGATGGTCCGCTCGTCGTACAAGGCGGGCGAGTTCTTCGTCGAGGCGCTGCTCCGGGAGGGCCGGAGCGTCGAGGAGGCCCGCGCTCACGCGCGTGCCGCCAGCGGGGACTGA
- the pdhA gene encoding pyruvate dehydrogenase (acetyl-transferring) E1 component subunit alpha has translation MSTLERDPREGKVQVLDEDGGVVGDVPDLDDDELVEMYRNMKLARHFDTRAVSLQRQGRMGTYPPLSGQEGAQVGSAMALAEDDWMVPSYREHAAAVVRGLGLTKTLRYWMGDESGNQVPEDANIFTVAVPIASQIPHATGMAWADKLQNDGETDAGFLCYFGDGATSEGDFHEGLNFAGVFDTPNVFFCNNNQWAISVPRERQTASETLAQKAVAYGFEGVRVDGMDPLAVYKVTSEALEKAKSPDEGERRPTLVEAVQYRYGAHTTADDPSVYREDEEVERWKAKDPIPRLEKFLRNQGVLDDERVGAIEESVEEEVAAAIEEAESSARPDPGLMFENVYEEMPPALVEQAEEFAAVREKYGDEAFLEE, from the coding sequence GTGAGCACGCTCGAGCGCGACCCGCGCGAGGGCAAGGTTCAGGTCCTCGACGAGGACGGCGGCGTCGTCGGCGACGTCCCCGACCTCGACGACGACGAACTCGTCGAGATGTATCGGAACATGAAACTCGCCCGCCACTTCGACACGCGGGCGGTCTCCCTGCAGCGGCAGGGCCGCATGGGGACCTACCCGCCGCTCTCGGGACAGGAGGGCGCGCAGGTCGGCTCCGCCATGGCGCTCGCGGAGGACGACTGGATGGTCCCCTCCTACCGCGAACACGCCGCGGCGGTCGTCCGCGGGCTCGGCCTGACGAAGACCCTGCGCTACTGGATGGGCGACGAGAGCGGCAACCAGGTGCCCGAGGACGCCAACATCTTCACCGTGGCCGTCCCCATCGCCTCCCAGATCCCCCACGCGACCGGGATGGCGTGGGCGGACAAACTGCAGAACGACGGCGAGACCGACGCCGGGTTCCTCTGTTACTTCGGCGACGGCGCGACGTCGGAGGGCGACTTCCACGAGGGGCTGAACTTCGCGGGCGTGTTCGACACGCCGAACGTCTTCTTCTGTAACAACAACCAGTGGGCCATCTCGGTCCCCCGCGAGCGCCAGACCGCCTCCGAGACGCTCGCCCAGAAGGCCGTCGCGTACGGCTTCGAGGGCGTCCGCGTCGACGGGATGGACCCGCTCGCCGTCTACAAGGTGACGTCCGAGGCGCTGGAGAAGGCGAAATCGCCCGACGAGGGCGAGCGCCGCCCCACGCTGGTCGAGGCCGTCCAGTACCGCTACGGCGCCCACACCACCGCCGACGACCCCTCGGTGTACCGCGAGGACGAGGAGGTCGAGCGCTGGAAGGCGAAAGACCCCATCCCGCGCCTGGAGAAGTTCCTGCGGAACCAGGGCGTCCTCGACGACGAGCGCGTCGGGGCCATCGAGGAGTCGGTCGAGGAGGAGGTCGCGGCCGCCATCGAGGAGGCCGAGTCGAGCGCCCGGCCGGACCCGGGGCTTATGTTCGAGAACGTGTACGAGGAGATGCCGCCCGCGCTGGTCGAGCAGGCCGAGGAGTTCGCCGCGGTCCGCGAGAAGTACGGGGACGAGGCGTTCCTGGAGGAGTGA
- a CDS encoding alpha-ketoacid dehydrogenase subunit beta: MSTQDTQATQNLTLVQSVRDALGTEMERDEDVLVMGQDVGKNGGVFRATEGLYDEFGGDRVVDTPLAESGIIGTAVGMAAMGLKPVPEIQFSGFMYPGFDQIVSHMSRLRTRSRGRFTLPMVLRAPYGGGIRAPEHHSESKEAFYAHEAGLKVVIPSTPYDTKGLLISAMRDPDPVVFLEPKLIYRAFRGDVPEEDYEVPIGEAAVRREGSDVSVFTYGAMTRPSLEAAEELAEDGVDAEVVDLRTVSPMDRKAIVESFKKTGRACVVHEAPKTGGLAGEITAILQEEALLYQEAPVQRVTGYDVPYPLYAMEDYYMPNAARVAEGITEAVEF, from the coding sequence ATGAGCACGCAAGACACCCAAGCGACGCAGAATCTCACGCTGGTACAGTCGGTCCGGGACGCGCTCGGGACCGAGATGGAACGGGACGAGGACGTCCTCGTCATGGGACAGGACGTCGGGAAGAACGGCGGCGTGTTCCGCGCCACGGAGGGCCTCTACGACGAGTTCGGCGGGGACCGCGTGGTCGACACGCCGCTCGCGGAATCCGGCATCATCGGCACCGCGGTCGGGATGGCCGCGATGGGCCTGAAGCCTGTTCCCGAGATCCAGTTCTCCGGATTCATGTACCCCGGCTTCGACCAGATCGTCTCCCACATGTCCCGCCTGCGCACCCGGTCGCGCGGCCGGTTCACGCTCCCGATGGTGCTGCGCGCGCCCTACGGCGGCGGCATCCGCGCGCCCGAACACCACTCGGAGTCGAAGGAGGCGTTCTACGCCCACGAGGCCGGCCTGAAGGTCGTCATCCCCAGCACCCCGTACGACACGAAGGGGCTGCTCATCTCGGCGATGCGCGACCCGGACCCGGTCGTCTTCCTCGAACCGAAGCTCATCTACCGCGCGTTCCGCGGCGACGTGCCCGAGGAGGACTACGAGGTGCCCATCGGCGAGGCAGCGGTCCGCCGCGAGGGCAGCGACGTCTCGGTGTTCACCTACGGCGCGATGACCCGGCCGAGCCTGGAGGCCGCCGAGGAACTCGCCGAGGACGGCGTCGACGCCGAGGTCGTCGACCTCCGCACCGTCTCGCCGATGGACCGGAAGGCCATCGTCGAGTCGTTCAAGAAGACCGGCCGCGCCTGCGTCGTCCACGAGGCGCCCAAGACGGGCGGGCTCGCGGGCGAGATCACGGCCATCCTGCAGGAGGAGGCGCTGTTGTACCAGGAGGCGCCGGTCCAGCGCGTGACGGGCTACGACGTGCCGTACCCGCTGTACGCGATGGAGGACTACTACATGCCCAACGCGGCCCGCGTGGCCGAGGGGATCACCGAGGCGGTGGAGTTCTGA